The following proteins are co-located in the Pedobacter sp. FW305-3-2-15-E-R2A2 genome:
- a CDS encoding glycosyltransferase family 4 protein, with protein MKNEDYKKIAIITCCIDDWGGSEELWAKSIPMLKEGTEITLYKNSINRSHPEFIKLTNRHVQLIELEPELSFRQRLSRKVRQMIKRIGTKDYSENYGIAKFYEEIKATNPDLVIVAQGINFDGLIYAWQCKLLNIPYVIIAQKAVDFYWPYPTDRDYMKETLKHAKMCFFVSQHNLQLTEEQFGLRLNNSMVVYNPIKTKVNALPFPDTEQGYKLACVARLFVIDKGQDILLRILNKEKWRARPMTVSFIGTGLDEQGIKEMAALFKLDNVEFIGFHEDIENVWKNYHALLLPSRSEGLPLSMIEAMSVGRTVIVSNAGGNADFVTDGLNGFISEATEKDFESAMERAWEMRKQWQNIGTTASLYITNHFPLSPETDFANHLNNILDEL; from the coding sequence TTGAAGAACGAAGATTATAAAAAGATTGCAATCATTACTTGTTGTATAGACGATTGGGGCGGCAGTGAAGAATTATGGGCAAAAAGTATCCCAATGTTGAAAGAAGGAACGGAAATTACGCTGTATAAAAATAGCATCAACCGTTCGCACCCTGAGTTTATCAAACTGACCAATCGGCATGTTCAATTGATCGAACTGGAACCAGAATTATCTTTCCGTCAGCGCCTGAGTCGAAAGGTCAGGCAAATGATAAAAAGAATCGGCACAAAAGATTACAGTGAAAATTACGGAATAGCCAAATTTTATGAGGAGATAAAAGCGACGAATCCTGACTTGGTGATCGTCGCTCAGGGAATCAACTTTGACGGATTGATTTACGCCTGGCAATGCAAACTACTAAATATCCCATATGTCATCATTGCCCAGAAAGCAGTTGACTTTTACTGGCCCTATCCTACCGATAGAGACTATATGAAAGAAACATTAAAGCATGCTAAGATGTGTTTCTTTGTGTCTCAACACAACCTGCAACTGACTGAGGAACAATTTGGACTAAGGTTAAACAACAGCATGGTCGTGTACAATCCCATCAAAACAAAAGTGAATGCACTTCCTTTTCCCGATACAGAACAGGGTTATAAACTGGCCTGTGTTGCCCGTTTATTTGTGATCGATAAAGGTCAGGATATCTTACTGCGGATCTTAAATAAGGAAAAATGGAGAGCACGCCCCATGACTGTCTCTTTCATAGGAACAGGTCTTGATGAACAAGGAATAAAGGAAATGGCGGCGCTGTTTAAGCTGGACAACGTCGAATTTATTGGCTTTCATGAAGACATTGAAAATGTATGGAAAAATTACCACGCGTTATTGCTGCCCTCAAGAAGCGAAGGACTTCCTTTATCTATGATTGAAGCCATGTCAGTTGGCCGGACAGTGATTGTAAGCAATGCAGGTGGCAACGCGGACTTCGTTACCGATGGGCTAAACGGATTCATTTCCGAAGCAACAGAAAAAGATTTTGAATCTGCGATGGAACGTGCCTGGGAAATGCGCAAGCAATGGCAAAACATTGGAACAACAGCTTCTTTATATATAACTAATCACTTCCCTTTATCTCCGGAAACGGATTTCGCGAATCACCTAAACAACATATTAGATGAGTTATAA
- a CDS encoding glycosyltransferase family 2 protein, whose protein sequence is MSYNPLVSIIIPTYNRADKLTDAIQSALNQSYKNIQIIVIDDGSTDHTRDLVKKYPEIEYHWQKNGGQAAARNSGLQRAKGEVVASLDSDDIWYPDFLIRCVEKLETEGLDFVFANWDQDVKVGESWDFLSNDPFLKPHHKNIKNHWANLDDKELRDLFIKSCPSPSSAVVIRKSSIVSGWDEQINIGDDWCMYLEMILSKKCHAAYTLDRLWRKRIDEINIYDGRKWSEILEFLYIADLKIKMDKFKHLLTKDELKILQRRYMASLVELSKHNLLREFNIPHSYHLLKRSFKIDVSFTLRTIPNIFMKGLEGKMKKIFNRKSN, encoded by the coding sequence ATGAGTTATAACCCATTAGTTTCGATTATTATCCCTACTTACAACAGAGCCGATAAATTGACTGACGCCATTCAAAGTGCATTAAACCAAAGCTATAAAAATATCCAGATAATTGTGATTGATGACGGATCAACGGACCACACCCGGGATCTTGTCAAAAAATACCCTGAAATAGAATATCACTGGCAAAAAAATGGTGGACAGGCAGCTGCGAGAAACTCAGGGTTACAACGGGCCAAAGGTGAAGTTGTCGCCTCACTGGATTCAGATGACATCTGGTATCCGGATTTTTTAATACGATGCGTTGAAAAACTAGAAACAGAAGGACTGGATTTTGTCTTTGCAAATTGGGACCAGGACGTAAAAGTGGGCGAAAGCTGGGATTTTCTGTCCAATGATCCTTTCTTAAAGCCACATCATAAAAACATTAAAAATCATTGGGCAAATCTGGACGACAAAGAGTTGAGAGATCTTTTCATTAAGTCTTGTCCATCTCCTTCCTCCGCAGTTGTGATTCGTAAATCATCTATTGTTTCGGGATGGGATGAACAAATTAATATAGGTGACGACTGGTGTATGTATCTTGAAATGATCCTATCAAAAAAATGCCATGCAGCCTATACGCTCGACAGGCTCTGGAGGAAACGAATAGACGAAATCAATATCTATGATGGTAGAAAATGGAGTGAAATTCTGGAATTCCTATACATCGCTGATTTAAAAATCAAAATGGATAAGTTCAAACACCTCCTGACCAAAGATGAACTGAAAATATTGCAGCGAAGGTATATGGCTAGTCTGGTAGAACTATCGAAACACAACCTGCTGCGTGAATTCAATATCCCACATTCTTACCATTTGCTAAAACGGTCTTTTAAGATTGATGTTTCCTTTACCCTTAGAACAATTCCCAATATCTTTATGAAAGGACTGGAAGGCAAAATGAAAAAAATATTCAATAGAAAATCAAACTAA
- a CDS encoding UbiA family prenyltransferase codes for MNFLRIIRSAEWWEYKLPPLLAIGYATALKADGSLTAVIPHLLFLLFSLIIGAIYVSIINDITDIKVDAASNKKNRMAGVNPAIRWIFPAIPLLAGGLCAYHLYPDRLSIVLYLIPWISFSLYSIPPVRLKNRGIWGVFADACGSHVFTSLLMISSISFVTKQTMDWLWFISTGIWALCYGMRGILWHQFYDRKNDIQAKMNTYAVKVEPKDFRKKEVLIFIIEMLAIVIMLFSIQQVLAVAFLLLYLLVAFSRSKRLFYAPVLIIAPEGKPYHILMADFYQVFLPLSLLITAAITQPYAWIVLTVHFILFPQKTLTALKDLKPFLSRR; via the coding sequence TTGAATTTTTTAAGAATTATAAGATCTGCAGAATGGTGGGAGTATAAATTACCTCCTTTACTGGCTATTGGTTATGCCACAGCTCTTAAAGCGGATGGCTCCTTAACCGCTGTTATCCCCCACCTTTTATTTCTACTGTTCTCTTTAATTATTGGTGCAATCTATGTGAGTATCATCAACGACATTACCGATATAAAAGTTGATGCTGCAAGCAATAAAAAAAACAGAATGGCTGGTGTAAATCCAGCAATCAGGTGGATATTTCCAGCCATCCCCCTGCTTGCCGGCGGACTTTGTGCTTACCATCTCTATCCCGACCGGTTGTCTATTGTCCTGTATCTTATCCCCTGGATTAGTTTCAGTCTTTATTCTATTCCACCTGTAAGGCTAAAAAACAGGGGAATATGGGGAGTCTTCGCAGATGCCTGCGGGTCACATGTTTTCACCAGTCTGCTGATGATTAGCAGCATCAGCTTCGTCACAAAACAAACCATGGACTGGCTTTGGTTCATAAGTACAGGGATATGGGCATTATGTTATGGGATGAGAGGAATTTTATGGCATCAGTTCTATGACAGGAAAAATGATATCCAGGCAAAGATGAATACTTATGCGGTAAAAGTCGAGCCTAAGGATTTTAGGAAAAAAGAGGTCCTGATATTTATAATAGAGATGCTGGCAATTGTCATCATGTTGTTTTCGATTCAGCAAGTACTCGCTGTAGCGTTTTTATTGCTCTATCTGCTGGTTGCCTTTAGCCGATCTAAACGCCTTTTTTATGCCCCGGTCCTGATTATTGCTCCGGAAGGAAAACCTTACCATATACTCATGGCAGATTTTTATCAGGTATTTCTTCCACTTTCTCTGTTGATTACCGCAGCAATCACGCAGCCCTATGCCTGGATCGTATTGACCGTTCATTTCATCCTGTTTCCGCAAAAAACGCTAACGGCGCTTAAGGATTTAAAACCTTTTCTTTCTCGTAGGTAA
- a CDS encoding GMC oxidoreductase, with protein sequence MKHTSYDLIVVGTGFASSFFLKKYLSKAKGDQKVLVLERGYFYPHAERLKVKKGEFSPYQKFEEPWEQAIKNVNPEKRWPFTTGYGGCSNCWWGCTPRFMPSDFKMKSLFGVGEDWPVDYDDLDPYYYEAEDLMSVSGPEGTPFPRTGKYPLPAHSFSLVDKILHKTYGNKYISQPTARASRATTGRNGCMASSTCDTCPVNAKFTIENANLNVYNDPRVTVVYGAQVYSLELQGDIARKAYYIRDGKEEEASAEIIVLGANPFFNTNILLNAGDKNPLTGRGFGEQLGMQVLIYLDNMKNVGGSTWVNANGYMLYDGDHRKDFAACLMEVSNAPYYIRLERGKWLNIASFRLLFEDLPLDTNYITNSADKLVPEVHFTERSSYTLKAIENMKKKLPEILSCLPVEKLKYLSPFPNEGHIIGGTRMSNDPKLGVVDKHLIHHQYRNLFVLGAGAFTTFSASNPTLTLSALSLFAADKTF encoded by the coding sequence ATGAAGCATACGAGTTATGATTTAATCGTAGTAGGGACAGGTTTTGCCTCCAGTTTCTTTCTAAAAAAATACCTTTCAAAAGCAAAAGGAGATCAGAAGGTGCTGGTGTTAGAACGTGGGTACTTCTATCCTCATGCTGAGCGCCTTAAAGTGAAGAAGGGGGAGTTCTCCCCCTATCAGAAATTTGAAGAGCCCTGGGAGCAGGCAATTAAGAATGTAAACCCGGAAAAGAGGTGGCCTTTTACTACTGGTTATGGTGGTTGTTCCAATTGTTGGTGGGGTTGTACACCCAGATTTATGCCCTCTGACTTTAAAATGAAAAGTCTTTTTGGCGTTGGGGAGGACTGGCCGGTTGATTACGATGACCTGGATCCCTATTACTATGAAGCAGAGGATTTGATGTCGGTATCGGGACCTGAAGGAACGCCATTTCCAAGAACAGGCAAATATCCTTTGCCAGCACATTCCTTTAGTTTGGTAGACAAAATATTGCATAAGACCTATGGGAATAAATACATCAGTCAGCCTACCGCAAGAGCGAGCCGTGCAACAACAGGGAGGAACGGATGTATGGCGTCCAGCACCTGCGATACCTGTCCGGTAAATGCCAAATTTACGATAGAGAATGCCAATTTAAACGTATATAACGACCCAAGGGTAACTGTTGTCTATGGAGCTCAGGTGTATAGCCTTGAACTACAGGGTGATATTGCCAGGAAAGCCTATTATATCAGAGATGGTAAGGAAGAGGAAGCTTCAGCTGAAATTATTGTGTTGGGCGCTAATCCTTTTTTTAACACCAATATTCTGTTGAATGCGGGCGACAAGAACCCTTTAACAGGCCGTGGATTTGGAGAACAATTGGGAATGCAGGTCCTGATTTATCTGGACAACATGAAGAATGTTGGTGGAAGTACCTGGGTAAATGCAAATGGATATATGCTTTATGATGGTGATCATAGAAAGGATTTTGCCGCCTGTTTAATGGAGGTTAGTAATGCGCCTTACTACATCAGACTGGAGCGGGGTAAATGGCTGAACATCGCTAGTTTTCGTTTGTTATTTGAAGACCTGCCATTAGACACGAATTACATTACCAACTCTGCTGATAAACTGGTGCCGGAAGTTCATTTTACGGAGAGGTCGTCATACACATTGAAAGCAATTGAGAATATGAAGAAAAAACTGCCGGAAATTTTATCCTGTCTGCCGGTTGAAAAGCTGAAATATTTATCGCCTTTTCCTAATGAAGGACACATTATCGGTGGAACGAGGATGAGCAATGACCCTAAACTTGGGGTGGTCGACAAGCACCTGATTCATCATCAGTATCGGAACCTGTTTGTTTTAGGGGCGGGCGCATTTACTACATTTAGTGCTTCCAATCCGACCTTAACGTTATCCGCATTGTCATTATTTGCAGCAGATAAAACATTTTAA
- a CDS encoding UbiA family prenyltransferase, with protein MTNDQVRERATLRDYIAIARPDNWVKNLFMAPGMFFALSIFHTPFSTDLVFRIIIGIASICLVASANYVINEYLDAGFDKYHPLKKRRSSVVKSIDPVIVYSEYVILALLGLGLAYCISLKFLCTAALLLIMGLIYNVKPFRSKDRVFLDVLSESVNNPLRFAAGWFIFSPALGTPDSKWDLEWINTLPPVSIIIAYWMGGAFLMATKRFAEYRLIANPEIAGQYRMSFRFYTENSLLVSMFFYAITCAFFMGIFLIKDRIELLLSFPFFALLFSWYLRIGLLNDSPVQGSEKLYTRKWFMLYLVLFTIMLCVLMFVDVPWLYWFLKNANNY; from the coding sequence ATGACCAATGATCAAGTCCGGGAAAGGGCTACTTTGAGAGATTATATTGCCATTGCCAGACCAGACAACTGGGTGAAAAATCTTTTTATGGCGCCGGGAATGTTTTTTGCCTTATCGATCTTTCATACGCCTTTTAGTACTGACCTTGTTTTTCGCATTATTATTGGCATTGCGAGCATTTGCCTGGTGGCTTCGGCAAATTACGTGATTAATGAATACCTGGATGCTGGCTTTGATAAATACCATCCCTTGAAAAAGAGAAGGTCCTCAGTAGTTAAATCCATTGATCCTGTTATTGTTTATTCAGAGTACGTTATTCTTGCGCTTTTAGGACTTGGACTGGCTTATTGCATCTCGCTCAAATTTCTTTGTACTGCTGCTTTACTATTGATTATGGGGCTGATCTACAATGTCAAGCCTTTCAGAAGTAAAGACCGGGTGTTTCTGGATGTCTTAAGTGAATCGGTTAATAACCCTTTAAGGTTTGCCGCAGGCTGGTTTATTTTTAGCCCCGCATTAGGTACCCCGGATAGCAAATGGGACCTTGAATGGATTAATACGCTTCCGCCGGTGAGCATCATTATTGCGTATTGGATGGGAGGCGCGTTTTTGATGGCGACCAAACGCTTCGCTGAGTACAGACTGATCGCAAATCCGGAAATTGCGGGTCAATACCGGATGTCTTTCCGGTTTTATACAGAAAACAGTTTACTGGTGTCTATGTTTTTTTATGCTATTACCTGTGCCTTTTTTATGGGAATCTTTCTGATTAAAGACAGAATTGAGCTCTTGCTAAGTTTTCCTTTTTTTGCTTTATTGTTCTCCTGGTATCTTCGTATAGGTTTGTTGAACGATTCACCTGTTCAGGGCTCCGAAAAACTGTATACCAGAAAATGGTTTATGCTCTATCTGGTCTTGTTTACCATCATGCTTTGCGTATTGATGTTTGTTGATGTTCCATGGTTGTATTGGTTCCTGAAGAATGCGAATAATTATTAA
- a CDS encoding HAD family hydrolase: MEKIPWKTLEIIIFDLDGTLYDQLKLRKKMFLALIGYYLLRPWRYKDILILYHFRKEREKHAGSQQKNIQEAQYQWCLNKVDSSLAEVKRVINKWIFDFPNRYLRKCSYPGIHSFFEELEKQGISTAVYSDYEAKNKLEKMDIRVDLVASSTQTEINALKPLPNGLTYILSKMGIKNKENCLFIGDREELDGECSRVAGIPFLLIDKKTGPYFYRQLLEKLKKSGI; this comes from the coding sequence GTGGAGAAAATACCTTGGAAAACCTTGGAAATCATCATTTTTGACCTTGATGGAACCCTTTATGATCAGTTGAAGTTAAGAAAGAAAATGTTTTTAGCGCTTATCGGTTATTACCTGCTCAGGCCCTGGAGGTATAAGGATATTCTCATTCTATATCATTTTAGGAAGGAACGCGAAAAACATGCCGGTTCTCAACAGAAGAACATTCAGGAAGCGCAATATCAATGGTGTTTAAATAAGGTAGACTCCTCTTTAGCTGAAGTTAAGCGGGTCATAAACAAATGGATTTTTGATTTTCCAAACCGCTACCTGCGGAAGTGCAGCTACCCTGGTATCCACTCTTTTTTTGAAGAATTGGAAAAGCAGGGGATTTCGACAGCAGTTTATTCAGATTATGAAGCGAAAAATAAGTTGGAGAAAATGGATATTCGAGTGGATTTAGTGGCCAGTTCTACCCAGACTGAAATAAATGCTTTAAAACCTCTTCCAAATGGATTGACCTATATCTTATCAAAAATGGGAATAAAAAACAAGGAGAATTGTTTATTTATTGGAGACCGGGAGGAACTGGATGGTGAATGTTCCAGGGTTGCGGGAATTCCCTTTTTATTAATAGATAAAAAGACCGGTCCCTATTTTTATCGCCAGCTTTTAGAAAAACTTAAAAAATCAGGAATATAA